One window from the genome of Aricia agestis chromosome 6, ilAriAges1.1, whole genome shotgun sequence encodes:
- the LOC121728078 gene encoding uncharacterized protein C6orf132 homolog — MSHPRPNARRCPAMSPVVPPRPAEQDSAHSQRSQRLTAESGGPRHPPAHPVRRDAATAGPSRAPDGASRPSPASPPRDPRRNVAQAPPRDPRPAQASQPRDPRSSQAQQPREQRPAQAAKREQRAAPASPPRHSRPAQASPPRDLGPVRTSPPRDSFAAEPRAAPPSQSCGDSHMAAPPAPQAPSPALAHSPRVLSGTYLAGATGFLPASPPPEVHIVAPAPLGHPAPAPSPLPTVEPCPMVQGTSRGTMGQDMRQGTTPTTSPAGDMPPPPPFPALAAKRPRPEAATGVSPPAKRSDRQVSYAEVSARPAAPRTTPMETDPAAPARASPPPPPPPRYPPLVVEKLDGWVGHFKKLTELLGHAPNAKPYGAGVRFSPRTEGEYRIIERYLNQLEGLSWFSYSLPAERALKVGITGLPTNTTPEDVVAGLGELGYIAEHVTKVSARADRPGCIFFALLTRTPDLTPGIYEVTQLLCMPGIKISAWRGRGNPAQCHRCQQFRHSSLNCRRPLTCVRCAGGHYARDCPVPRTERPTCANCKGPHAANSKKCPIYIAEARNRQAGTVSRTGAARPTRPSRPDIAPSVPEQEMPPPPPTATSLMAEANDPTPRRTPSTAQEQRPKKKRVRIRKRVRPTSSSAAPTDSEVEMSAPPASDREDTAVAHPRPQRPPRTPRTPRAPRAPRAPRAPEDVTAATRAVRGAAPAAPATAPATAHRQPSRGRTARASDRGDIARPTRTPGAPMHAQGRTPTDPDNLAGLSVFQLIQQLLSLAMDTYSRIQAGEETLTTLLQAFPAAAAIITALISQWTPTPQRA, encoded by the coding sequence ATGTCACACCCCCGCCCCAATGCACGACGATGCCCCGCCATGAGTCCGGTGGTCCCGCCCCGCCCTGCCGAGCAGGATTCGGCGCATTCCCAGCGCTCCCAGCGCCTGACCGCCGAGAGTGGTGGCCCTCGCCACCCCCCGGCCCACCCCGTGCGACGTGACGCCGCTACCGCGGGCCCGTCCCGCGCCCCCGATGGCGCATCCCGCCCCTCGCCGGCCTCCCCGCCGCGAGACCCACGCAGGAATGTTGCGCAGGCCCCGCCGCGTGACCCCCGCCCCGCGCAGGCTTCTCAGCCGCGTGACCCCCGCTCATCGCAGGCTCAACAGCCGCGAGAGCAGCGCCCAGCGCAAGCTGCGAAGCGTGAGCAGCGTGCCGCTCCAGCCTCACCGCCGAGGCACTCCCGCCCCGCGCAGGCGTCGCCCCCGCGCGACCTTGGCCCCGTGCGCACCTCGCCTCCGCGCGATAGTTTCGCCGCGGAGCCGCGAGCGGCGCCACCATCGCAGTCGTGTGGCGACAGTCACATGGCTGCACCCCCCGCACCGCAGGCCCCCTCCCCCGCGCTGGCCCATAGCCCGCGCGTATTGAGTGGGACCTACTTAGCCGGTGCAACCGGCTttctgccggcctcgccgccGCCGGAGGTCCACATCGTGGCCCCCGCACCCCTCGGGCACCCTGCCCCTGCCCCCTCACCCCTGCCCACCGTAGAGCCGTGCCCTATGGTGCAAGGCACGAGCCGAGGCACTATGGGGCAAGACATGCGTCAGGGCACAACCCCGACGACATCACCGGCGGGGGATATGCCCCCCCCGCCCCCCTTCCCTGCACTTGCCGCCAAGCGGCCCCGCCCGGAAGCCGCGACGGGTGTCTCACCTCCCGCGAAACGATCCGACCGACAGGTATCGTACGCGGAGGTGAGCGCGAGGCCCGCCGCCCCCCGCACGACCCCAATGGAGACAGACCCCGCTGCTcctgcgcgtgcgtcaccgccgccgcccccgcctccCCGCTACCCCCCGCTAGTTGTAGAAAAACTAGACGGCTGGGTAGGACATTTCAAGAAGCTCACTGAGCTCCTAgggcacgcgccgaacgcgaaACCCTATGGAGCCGGTGTTCGCTTCTCCCCCCGCACTGAGGGGGAATACCGCATCATAGAGCGGTACCTGAACCAGCTGGAGGGGCTCAGCTGGTTCTCTTACTCGCTACCAGCGGAGCGAGCTCTAAAGGTGGGCATCACCGGCCTGCCCACCAACACCACCCCCGAGGACGTGGTAGCCGGGCTTGGGGAGCTCGGCTACATAGCGGAACACGTCACCAAGGTGTCGGCCAGGGCCGACAGACCTGGGTGCATATTTTTCGCGCTCCTCACCAGGACACCGGACCTCACTCCCGGCATATACGAAGTAACGCAGCTACTTTGTATGCCGGGAATTAAGATCTCCGCCTGGCGAGGAAGAGGGAACCCCGCCCAGTGCCACCGCTGCCAACAATTCAGGCACTCGAGCCTGAACTGCCGCCGCCCTCTGACCTGCGTGCGCTGTGCCGGAGGGCACTACGCGCGTGACTGCCCCGTCCCCCGCACCGAGAGGCCGACGTGCGCCAATTGCAAAGGGCCGCACGCGGCTAATAGCAAGAAGTGCCCCATATATATCGCGGAGGCGCGCAACAGGCAGGCTGGCACGGTCTCTAGAACCGGTGCCGCCCGCCCTACCCGCCCTAGCCGCCCTGACATCGCACCTTCCGTCCCGGAGCAGGAGatgcccccgcccccgcccaccGCCACCTCACTCATGGCGGAGGCCAACGACCCCACCCCCCGCCGCACCCCTTCGACGGCCCAGGAGCAGAGGCCGAAGAAGAAGAGGGTGCGCATCAGGAAGAGGGTGAGGCCCACCTCCTCTTCGGCTGCGCCGACGGACTCCGAGGTGGAAATGTCGGCGCCCCCCGCTTCCGACCGCGAGGACACGGCCGTGGCCCACCCGCGGCCGCAACGCCCGCCGCGCACCCCGCGCACCCCGCGCGCCCCgcgcgccccccgcgcccctAGGGCGCCTGAGGACGTCACCGCCGCTACCAGGGCCGTCAGAGGCGCTGCCCCCGCAGCCCCCGCGACCGCCCCCGCTACCGCACACCGCCAGCCCTCACGCGGGCGTACCGCAAGGGCCTCCGACAGGGGCGATATTGCTCGCCCAACTCGTACTCCCGGCGCCCCGATGCACGCCCAGGGGCGTACACCGACGGACCCAGACAACCTAGCAGGGTTGTCAGTTTTCCAGCTCATACAGCAGCTGCTCTCCCTGGCCATGGACACCTATTCTAGGATCCAAGCCGGGGAGGAGACCCTGACAACCCTTCTGCAGGCATTCCCTGCAGCAGCCGCCATCATCACCGCCCTAATTTCCCAATGGACCCCAACGCCCCAAAGAGCCTGA